From a single Mycolicibacterium moriokaense genomic region:
- a CDS encoding acetyl/propionyl/methylcrotonyl-CoA carboxylase subunit alpha — translation MITRVLVANRGEIARRVFATCRRLGIGTVAVYTDPDAASPHVAEADARVRLEGTRGYLDAAQLIAAAHAAGADAIHPGYGFLSENPDFAAAVGDAGLTWIGPPVAAVAAMGSKIEAKKLMAAAGVPVLTELDPETVTADQLPVLIKASAGGGGRGMRVVDELSALAGQVAAARREAQSAFGDPTVFCERYLATGHHVEVQVLADQHGTVWAVGERECSIQRRHQKIIEEAPSPLVERTPGMRAKLFDAARLAAEAIGYTGAGTVEFMADDDGDFYFLEMNTRLQVEHPVTEATTGLDLVALQLHVADGGRLDDEPPPSSGFSIEARVYAEDPAMGWRPQAGTVHRFDVPAVTEFDPDVRGVRLDTGVVDGSQVSIFYDPMLAKVISWAPTRRQAAGVLADALARARIHGVRTNRDLLVNVLRHQAFLDGATDTAFFDTHGLDRLAAPLGDDRAAELSAVAAALADAALNRDSATVFAAAPSGWRNLASGYQSKSYGEHSVRYRYTRTGLELPDHDDIALVAAAADRVVLSIGGVERPFDIARYGSDVFVDSPLGPVHLVAQPRFGDPDAAVAQGSLLAPMPGSVLRIGAQINDPVKAGQPLVWLEAMKMEHTIVAPADGVLVELNVGVGQQVDVGTVLARVDNPGGEQ, via the coding sequence ATGATCACTCGAGTGCTGGTGGCCAACCGCGGCGAAATCGCGCGCCGGGTGTTCGCCACCTGCCGGCGTCTGGGCATCGGCACGGTCGCGGTCTACACCGATCCCGACGCGGCATCCCCGCACGTCGCCGAGGCCGACGCCCGGGTGCGACTGGAGGGCACCCGCGGTTACCTCGACGCCGCACAGCTGATCGCCGCAGCACACGCGGCCGGTGCGGACGCGATCCATCCCGGATACGGATTCCTCTCGGAGAACCCCGATTTCGCCGCGGCAGTGGGCGACGCCGGACTGACGTGGATCGGGCCGCCGGTGGCCGCGGTCGCCGCGATGGGCTCGAAAATCGAGGCGAAGAAGTTGATGGCCGCCGCGGGTGTCCCGGTGCTCACCGAACTCGACCCCGAGACGGTGACCGCCGACCAGTTGCCGGTGCTGATCAAGGCGTCGGCGGGCGGCGGCGGCCGCGGTATGCGCGTGGTCGACGAATTATCCGCGCTGGCAGGCCAAGTGGCAGCCGCGCGCCGCGAAGCACAGTCGGCGTTCGGCGACCCGACGGTGTTCTGCGAGCGCTACCTGGCCACCGGCCACCACGTCGAGGTCCAGGTGCTGGCCGACCAGCACGGCACCGTGTGGGCCGTCGGTGAACGCGAATGCTCCATCCAACGGCGCCACCAGAAGATCATCGAAGAGGCGCCTTCGCCACTGGTCGAGCGCACGCCGGGGATGCGCGCCAAGCTGTTCGACGCCGCGCGACTGGCTGCGGAGGCGATTGGCTACACCGGCGCGGGGACCGTCGAGTTCATGGCCGACGATGACGGAGACTTCTATTTCCTCGAAATGAACACCCGCCTGCAGGTCGAGCACCCCGTCACCGAGGCCACCACCGGGCTGGACCTCGTCGCGTTACAGTTGCACGTCGCCGACGGCGGTCGCCTCGATGACGAGCCGCCGCCGTCGAGCGGATTCTCAATCGAAGCAAGGGTTTACGCCGAAGACCCGGCGATGGGCTGGCGGCCGCAAGCGGGCACCGTGCATCGCTTCGATGTACCCGCCGTCACCGAGTTCGATCCCGACGTGCGCGGCGTGCGCCTCGACACCGGCGTCGTCGACGGCTCACAGGTATCGATCTTCTACGACCCAATGCTGGCCAAGGTGATCTCGTGGGCCCCCACGCGACGCCAAGCCGCTGGCGTGCTGGCCGATGCGCTGGCCCGCGCCCGCATCCACGGCGTGCGGACCAACCGCGATCTGTTGGTCAACGTCCTAAGACACCAGGCCTTCCTCGACGGCGCCACCGACACGGCGTTCTTCGACACGCACGGCCTGGACCGGCTCGCGGCACCGCTGGGCGACGACCGCGCCGCCGAGCTGTCCGCTGTCGCGGCCGCACTGGCCGATGCCGCGCTGAACCGCGACAGTGCAACGGTATTCGCCGCCGCACCGAGTGGCTGGCGCAATCTCGCCTCGGGATATCAGAGCAAGTCCTATGGCGAGCACTCGGTCCGATACCGGTATACCCGCACCGGTCTGGAGCTTCCCGACCACGACGACATCGCGCTCGTCGCGGCGGCAGCCGACCGCGTCGTGTTGTCGATCGGCGGCGTGGAGCGTCCCTTCGACATCGCCCGCTACGGAAGCGATGTGTTCGTCGATTCGCCCTTGGGGCCAGTGCATCTGGTGGCGCAGCCCCGCTTCGGTGATCCCGATGCCGCCGTCGCGCAGGGCTCACTGCTGGCCCCGATGCCGGGTTCGGTGCTGCGCATCGGCGCCCAGATCAACGATCCCGTCAAAGCCGGACAGCCCCTGGTGTGGCTGGAGGCCATGAAGATGGAGCACACCATCGTCGCTCCCGCCGACGGGGTGTTGGTCGAACTCAATGTCGGGGTCGGCCAGCAGGTCGACGTCGGCACCGTACTTGCCCGAGTGGACAACCCCGGAGGAGAGCAATGA
- a CDS encoding acyl-CoA carboxylase subunit beta has translation MTKLKSTIDSRSAAFTEAAEVMTAKLAELDAEHAKALAGGGEKYVRRHHERGKMTARERIEMLLDPDSPFLELSPLAAWGSDFAVGASVVTGIGAVEGVECMLVAHDPTVKGGTSNPWTLKKVLRANQIALENRLPVISLVESGGADLPTQKEIFIPGGQMFRDLTRLSAAGIPTIALVFGNSTAGGAYIPGMSDHVVMIKERSKVFLAGPPLVRMATGEESDDESLGGAEMHARTSGLADYFAIDEPDAIRIGRRIVARLNWRKQGPAPGPAIEPLFDAEELLGIVPSDLRVPFDPREVIARIVDGSEFDEFKALYGSSLVTGWATLYGYPIGILANHRGVLFSEESQKAAQFIQLANRADTPLLFLHNTTGYMVGKKYEEGGMIKHGSMMINAVSNSTVPHISLLIGASYGAGHYGMCGRAYDPRFLFAWPSAKSAVMGGTQLAGVLSIVSRAAAEARGQQVDEDADAALRAAVEAQIEAESLPMFLSGRLYDDGVIDPRDTRTVLGMCLSAIANGPIKGTSNFGVFRM, from the coding sequence ATGACCAAGCTGAAATCCACCATCGATTCGCGATCGGCGGCGTTCACCGAGGCCGCCGAGGTGATGACGGCCAAGCTGGCCGAACTCGACGCAGAACATGCCAAGGCGCTCGCGGGTGGCGGCGAGAAGTACGTGCGGCGTCATCACGAGCGCGGCAAGATGACGGCGCGCGAACGCATCGAGATGCTGCTCGATCCTGATTCGCCGTTCTTGGAGCTCAGCCCGCTGGCCGCCTGGGGCAGCGACTTCGCCGTCGGCGCCAGCGTGGTGACCGGCATCGGGGCCGTCGAGGGCGTGGAGTGCATGCTGGTGGCCCACGACCCGACGGTCAAGGGCGGCACCAGCAACCCGTGGACCTTGAAAAAGGTGTTGCGAGCCAACCAGATCGCGTTGGAGAACCGCTTGCCGGTCATCTCGCTGGTCGAGTCGGGCGGCGCAGATCTGCCGACGCAGAAGGAGATCTTCATCCCCGGCGGGCAGATGTTCCGCGACCTGACCCGGCTGTCGGCAGCGGGCATCCCGACCATTGCACTGGTTTTCGGTAACTCGACGGCAGGCGGCGCGTACATCCCCGGCATGTCCGATCACGTGGTGATGATCAAAGAACGATCCAAGGTGTTTCTGGCGGGGCCGCCGCTGGTGAGGATGGCCACCGGTGAGGAATCCGACGACGAGTCGCTGGGCGGCGCCGAGATGCACGCCCGCACATCGGGTCTGGCCGACTATTTCGCGATCGACGAACCCGACGCGATCCGCATCGGCCGCCGTATCGTGGCGCGGCTGAACTGGCGCAAGCAGGGCCCGGCGCCCGGTCCGGCGATAGAGCCGCTGTTCGACGCCGAGGAACTGCTCGGCATCGTGCCGTCGGATCTGCGGGTGCCGTTCGACCCGCGCGAGGTGATCGCCCGCATCGTCGACGGCTCCGAGTTCGACGAGTTCAAGGCGCTCTACGGGTCGTCGCTCGTGACCGGCTGGGCCACGCTGTACGGGTATCCGATCGGCATCCTGGCCAACCACCGCGGCGTGCTGTTCAGCGAGGAGTCGCAGAAAGCCGCACAGTTCATCCAGTTGGCCAACCGCGCCGACACGCCACTGTTGTTCCTGCACAACACGACCGGCTACATGGTCGGCAAGAAATACGAGGAAGGCGGGATGATCAAGCACGGCTCGATGATGATCAACGCCGTTTCCAATTCGACCGTGCCGCATATCTCCCTGCTGATCGGCGCCTCCTACGGCGCGGGCCACTACGGCATGTGCGGGCGGGCCTACGACCCGCGTTTCCTGTTCGCCTGGCCGAGCGCCAAGTCCGCGGTCATGGGCGGCACTCAGCTGGCCGGGGTGCTGTCGATCGTCAGCCGCGCCGCCGCCGAGGCTCGCGGCCAACAGGTCGACGAGGACGCCGACGCTGCACTGCGCGCCGCCGTCGAGGCGCAGATCGAGGCGGAGTCGCTGCCGATGTTTTTGTCCGGTCGGCTCTACGACGACGGTGTGATCGACCCACGCGACACCCGCACGGTGCTCGGAATGTGCCTGTCGGCGATCGCCAACGGCCCGATCAAGGGGACGTCGAACTTCGGCGTCTTCCGGATGTGA
- a CDS encoding acyl-CoA dehydrogenase family protein, translating to MSIWHTPEREQLRKTVRAFVEREVLPHIDEWERDGELPRELHRKAGDAGLLGAAFPEAVGGGGGDGADAVVICEEMHYAGSPGGVYASLFTCGISVPHMIASGDRRLIDTYVRPTLAGDLIGSLAITEPGGGSDVGHLTTKAQRDGDEYVINGAKTYITSGVRADYVVTAARTGGPGAGGVSLIVVDKGTPGFEVSRKLDKMGWRSSDTAELSYTDVRVPVANLIGPENSGFRQIAAAFVSERVGLATQAYASAQRCLDLTLEWCRNRETFGRALISRQSVQNTLSEMARRIDVARVYTRHVVERQLAGEVNLIAEVCFAKNTAVEAGEWVANQAVQLFGGLGYMAESEVERQYRDMRILGIGGGTTEILTSLAAKTLGFQS from the coding sequence TTGAGCATCTGGCACACCCCGGAACGGGAACAACTCCGAAAGACGGTGCGGGCGTTCGTAGAACGCGAGGTGTTGCCGCACATCGACGAGTGGGAGCGCGACGGCGAGCTGCCGCGCGAGCTGCACCGCAAGGCCGGTGACGCGGGCCTGCTCGGTGCGGCCTTTCCCGAGGCGGTGGGTGGCGGTGGCGGCGACGGGGCCGACGCGGTGGTCATCTGCGAAGAGATGCACTACGCCGGCTCCCCTGGCGGTGTGTACGCGTCGCTGTTCACCTGCGGGATATCCGTGCCGCACATGATCGCTTCCGGCGACCGGCGGCTGATCGACACGTACGTGCGCCCGACGCTGGCGGGCGATCTCATCGGCAGCCTGGCCATCACCGAGCCCGGCGGCGGTTCCGACGTCGGCCATCTCACTACCAAAGCGCAACGCGACGGGGATGAGTACGTCATCAACGGCGCCAAGACCTACATCACGTCGGGCGTGCGCGCCGACTACGTGGTGACTGCGGCGCGCACGGGCGGGCCCGGCGCTGGCGGCGTGTCCCTGATCGTCGTGGACAAGGGCACACCGGGTTTTGAGGTCAGTCGCAAGCTGGACAAGATGGGCTGGCGGTCGTCCGACACCGCCGAACTGTCCTACACCGACGTCCGCGTGCCCGTCGCCAACCTGATCGGGCCGGAAAACTCAGGGTTCCGGCAGATCGCCGCGGCGTTCGTGTCCGAACGGGTCGGCCTGGCGACACAGGCCTACGCCAGCGCGCAGCGCTGCCTCGATCTGACCCTCGAGTGGTGCCGCAACCGGGAAACGTTTGGCAGAGCGTTGATCTCGCGACAGTCGGTGCAGAACACGCTTTCGGAGATGGCGCGGCGCATCGACGTGGCCCGGGTGTACACCCGTCATGTCGTCGAACGGCAGCTGGCCGGTGAAGTCAACCTGATCGCTGAGGTGTGCTTTGCCAAGAACACCGCCGTCGAGGCGGGCGAGTGGGTGGCCAATCAGGCGGTGCAGTTGTTCGGCGGGCTGGGGTATATGGCCGAATCCGAAGTCGAAAGGCAGTATCGCGATATGCGCATCCTCGGCATCGGCGGCGGTACGACGGAGATCCTCACCAGCCTGGCCGCCAAAACCCTTGGGTTTCAGTCATGA
- a CDS encoding acyclic terpene utilization AtuA family protein: MTPAVRIGNCSGFYGDRLAAMREMLTGGDLDYLTGDYLAELTMLILARDRARSPDRGYAKTFLVQLEECLGTALDRGVRIVANAGGLNPAGLAAAVRGLADRLGLNATVAHVEGDDLLPRAEELGLGTPLAANAYLGAWGIVDCLNAGADVVVTGRVTDASVVVGPAAAHHGWGRTDYDRLAGAIAAGHVIECGAQATGGNFSFFTEIPDLTRPGFPLAEIDSDGSSVITKHPGTGGAVTVDTVTAQLLYEITGGRYANPDATLRVDTIELTDDGPDRVRISGVKGEPPPPTMKVSLNAVGGFRNEMTLVLTGLDIEAKAALVRKQLEETLTVKPAEMEWTLARTDHVDADTEEAASALLRCVVRDPDPANVGRKFSSAAVELALASYPGFTATTPPGDGQVFGVFEPAYVPASAVHHVAVHADGSRSEIPPAAETLDLADVPTPALPEPIVAGETRRVPLGVVAGARSGDKGGNANVGVWVRRDDHWRWLAHTLTVDKLRELLPETTDLNVKRHLLPNLRAVNFVIEGILGRGVAYQARFDPQAKGLGEWLRSRLIEIPEELLR, encoded by the coding sequence GTGACGCCTGCGGTTCGCATCGGCAACTGCTCGGGCTTCTACGGTGACCGGCTCGCGGCCATGCGAGAGATGCTCACCGGTGGCGACCTGGACTACCTCACCGGCGACTACCTCGCCGAGCTGACCATGCTGATCCTGGCGCGCGACCGCGCCAGATCCCCCGACCGTGGCTACGCCAAGACCTTCCTCGTCCAACTCGAGGAATGCCTGGGCACGGCGCTGGACCGCGGCGTCCGCATCGTCGCCAACGCCGGCGGCCTCAATCCCGCGGGGTTGGCGGCCGCGGTGCGGGGCCTGGCCGACCGGCTCGGCTTGAACGCGACGGTAGCCCACGTCGAGGGCGACGACCTGCTGCCTCGCGCCGAGGAGCTCGGGCTCGGCACGCCCCTGGCGGCCAACGCCTACCTCGGAGCGTGGGGCATCGTCGACTGCCTGAACGCGGGCGCCGACGTCGTCGTCACCGGTCGGGTCACCGACGCGTCGGTCGTCGTCGGTCCCGCGGCCGCACATCACGGGTGGGGCCGCACCGATTACGACCGGCTCGCGGGCGCGATCGCCGCGGGCCACGTCATCGAATGCGGTGCGCAAGCCACCGGCGGCAACTTTTCGTTCTTCACCGAGATACCGGACCTCACTCGTCCCGGCTTCCCGCTGGCCGAGATCGATTCCGACGGGTCGTCGGTGATCACCAAACACCCGGGCACCGGTGGTGCCGTCACCGTGGACACCGTCACCGCGCAGCTGCTCTACGAGATCACCGGCGGCCGATACGCCAATCCCGACGCGACGCTGCGGGTCGACACGATCGAGCTGACCGATGACGGGCCCGACCGCGTTCGGATCAGCGGGGTGAAGGGCGAACCGCCGCCGCCGACGATGAAGGTGTCGCTCAACGCCGTCGGCGGATTCCGCAACGAGATGACGCTGGTGCTCACCGGATTGGACATCGAAGCCAAGGCCGCGCTCGTGCGCAAACAACTCGAGGAGACGCTGACGGTCAAACCTGCCGAGATGGAGTGGACGCTGGCACGCACCGATCACGTCGATGCCGACACCGAGGAAGCGGCCAGCGCGCTGCTACGGTGCGTGGTGCGCGACCCCGACCCCGCGAATGTCGGACGCAAATTCTCCTCGGCGGCAGTCGAACTCGCACTGGCCAGCTATCCGGGCTTCACCGCCACCACGCCACCGGGCGACGGTCAGGTGTTCGGCGTGTTCGAGCCCGCCTATGTGCCCGCTTCCGCCGTGCACCACGTCGCGGTGCACGCCGACGGCAGCCGCAGCGAGATTCCGCCCGCCGCAGAGACTTTGGACCTGGCCGACGTTCCGACGCCCGCGCTGCCGGAGCCGATCGTCGCCGGCGAGACACGGCGCGTGCCCCTGGGAGTTGTTGCGGGCGCACGCAGCGGTGACAAAGGCGGCAACGCCAACGTCGGAGTGTGGGTACGCCGCGACGACCACTGGCGCTGGCTGGCGCACACCCTGACCGTCGACAAGCTTCGCGAGTTGCTGCCTGAGACAACCGATCTGAACGTGAAGCGGCATCTGCTGCCGAACCTGCGGGCGGTGAACTTCGTGATCGAGGGCATCCTCGGCCGAGGGGTGGCCTATCAGGCACGCTTCGACCCACAGGCCAAGGGGTTGGGTGAATGGCTGCGCAGCCGGTTGATCGAGATACCCGAGGAGCTGCTTCGTTGA
- the rpmF gene encoding 50S ribosomal protein L32, protein MAVPKRRMSRANTRSRRSQWKAKRTELVGVTVAGQQHKVPRRLLKAARLGLIDLDRR, encoded by the coding sequence ATGGCTGTGCCCAAGCGCAGGATGTCGCGTGCGAACACCCGTAGTCGGCGTTCGCAGTGGAAGGCCAAGCGCACCGAGCTCGTGGGCGTGACCGTCGCGGGCCAGCAGCACAAGGTGCCGCGCCGCCTGCTCAAGGCCGCGCGCCTCGGCCTGATCGATCTCGACCGCCGCTGA